The following nucleotide sequence is from Drosophila kikkawai strain 14028-0561.14 chromosome 2L, DkikHiC1v2, whole genome shotgun sequence.
ACCCAACTCTCACGCTCTCTCATTTCTTCGGCTTGCATTTTCAAAAACGTACCGGTTTGTATGATTCGCGTTTGCaaaaagcgcaaaaaaaaaacaagtccTACAAGTTCCGCCACTGAGAGGCCGAACGAAAAAGGCGTGAGAGCGATTTGAAGACACATTTAGCCGAGACCACAACCATTTGAGGTGTGTTGCGTATACATGAGGGTTTAGCTGCTCGCTCTCTTTCACACACTCCACACAGTCACACACCCGAACGCTCTCTCTCGCACTTCTGCATACAACGGGAGAAGGGGATACCTTTTTTTCCGTCGCGTCGATGTGTATATGTGTGCATCACTTGGTACATTTGTGTGCGCGGGAATGTTGTCAAGAATTCTAAGAATTTTGCACAAGCCACAAACGAGACGAGGTGCGGAAATACAGCGGCAAACCAagacaaaaatttttaaatatttaatttgcagaAAATTCTTTATGCGCCGTTATGAGCGAATCAATAAAGCAGGGCCGCAGCCCAAATAGTTCacatcacacacacagacacaggaAAGATGGGGGAATGGAAAAAGAACGCGTGTAGTAACCACTTTTTTTCGACCACTAGGAAAAGCGACacatttgcattatttttattacaacaCCGCGATCATCGTTCGAATGGACAAATTACCAattgtttgcatttaaatttggaCATCGGTGCAAATGCCGACAAAAGTTGCCGCGCACATTCAAATACAACCGCACCGCGAGAGAGGCAAATGCTCTCTGAGCGCGACCATATTCCCAGCCACTCATTTCGTATATACCAACCGCCACCAGTGGTGGCATCTCCTCATTTATCCCCCGACAGAtttggctttttttaattgtgcGGGTAAAATTCATTTTAGATTTTGGAGCACATTTGAGAagctttttaatatttcactttaattttagtacattttataatttgagTTTGACGGTTGATAAGCTTTAAATGTTGGAAGTACCGGGAATCTAGGGGAAACTGTCGTCAACTATACAATTATATTGCCCTGCATTACTTTATAAAAATTGGCTTTTTTCCACTTTTGTGTCAGCTCTGTTCGGTTCTCTCACTCACTGTCTCTCTGCAATCCAGGTCTCTTGAGAAGGAGAGGGAAAAATGCGGCACAATAACAATGCGGCGGGCTTTGGAGAGCTTGTCCTGTgtatagttttgtttttgttttggtgcTGCCAGAAGATTTCGCACGATTCAACATGTTATTgacacgccgccgccgccgccagttTTGAGTTTGGTGGGGCGAAAGCACACAAACAAGAAGCGACGCAGGGCGGCGGTAGGAACCACTAGGACAGGGGCGTGGCACGCGGGGCACGAGGGTGGGGCAGGTAGCCGGCCAAACGGGACGAACAGGATGGAGTCCAGACGAGTTCAGGCGACAAAGCTGCAGATTTCATGGAACTAGCCGAAGGTTGACGATGCGCAGGCGCGCACGTAAACaacattccattccattcgGGAAATTTCTTcattgccttttgccgctcgCTCGGGAAGCgcgccaaaaataaaaccaccAGCATAGAAATGACTAAATGGCAAAGTTGCCAGATCCGTTCGACATCGGCCTCAATTCaaaacttttgattttttaggtATTTTCATAGATGAACATAATAAATGAACtggtaaaaattatattttgaagtagatgaaattgatttgaatatttttctgGTTTCTGGGATAAAGAGATTGTGCTACATTGCTTAAGAGAATCCAGTAAAGTACCCCTATATAAAATGGGGTTACAAATTCGATAAAAACGTTCAGAATTGCAATAAACACAATTGTATATCACATTTTTCTTAAGAAACGAATCTGCAAAAATATGAAAGCAAGTTAGCGTAATATTTGTTGGCACATGGAAGTTCGACTGCATGCATAAAAGTGCTACAACTACTCGTTTCCGGTGTCCGTCCGTAAAGTGGGCCGTCAACACTGTTCCACGCTGACGACGTCACAAGCATAACGTTGTCTGGGTTAGAGCACATCACAAATtgcgaaaaattaaaaaaaaatgagtttAACTAAGGAGAGATTTACCCATTCAATCGGCTTAGTTTGCTTTCAACACTCGGATGTCACAGGTTCAACTGTACAACAAGAAAACAACGCACAGGAACACGGGGATGGGCAAAATGTTAATGGATTGCCCTAGGACTGCCCCCATTCCGTTGCCATCTTTGTCGCTACGCTTTTGCACTTGTGCATTGCATTGCATTACCCTATCCAGCTCTCTTCTTCTTCGCCAACTTCTTCCCCCTTTTGCGGTGTTGttctgttgctgtttttgaTGCTACAATTGTTGCACTTGTTGTGTGCGGTTAGGACATTGAACCACAGAACCGACACAGGCATGCAACTTGGGCCTGGCAAGTGCACAGCCGAGGTCGGAAAATTAGCAATGGGCTTAGAGATTTAAAAGATGTTTTAATATTCACTGACAATCAGATAACTCATTTAAGTAGTGGTACAATATTCTGTAGGACGTAAAAATTCTACGGTTCTtcgaaatattaaatttgtaaaaaaaaaatcacattcAAGATCtacatctttaaaaaatatgaagtaGTCCAATCTCATGCAAATTTTTCGAATGTTACTGATACTGtcataatttcaaatttattttttttaatgatatggtATAGTGGAATATTAATGAATGTGGCTTTTTAAGAGAAATTACACGTTATCTTGACCACCACTGTGAGCCCATGTCATAGGCGGCTCCCTTGGAGAATCAATTCAAAAGAACTGCtttcaaaaatcaataaataaaagaaagcttATTCAGTCCTATCTTTTATACGCACACAATTATTCCGACACAAACACACCGCGTCCAGTGACGATAAAAGGTCACGCCAAAGAATTTTTTGCCAATTGCTGCTGGGTCGCTCAGTCTGGGTCGCGAGACGTCTGACTAGACAACATGCAAATTGTAACGGTAATCATTAGACGCACACACTCAGACGCTCTCTCCAAGCATTTCACTTGCGTAGAttagtctctctctctctcttgctcgGCCATTTCTATGCTAAGTTCGACGGCCTTCTTACGTAAAATCAACAACGCTCTGCGGTATTTTCTTCTAATAAGCAGGCGATTGGTGGAATCCGTGCCTTTGGCGCTGGCGGGGGGACGTGCACTCGCAGTGTTGCCACATCAGGCGAATCATCAAACTCGTTTTCAATGTTTTGACTAGATTTGTTAGTATGCGTGCGTGTGTGAACGGTGAGTGTATCGTATCTTTGCAACTGTACAAGAACAATATGTAAGGCCACAAGCAGCATAAAAGCAACAACTCGGCACAGGGCGCAGACGCCGAGAAAACCGTCGCACCTCCACCACCCGCTCCCCAACATCGGCCATCCCCCATTCCTAAAGTATACACTGTCTGTTTGTCTTTATGTATGCTTCagatgtttgtgtgtgtgtgtgagcaatttttatttttctgaatGTAAAGGAAGTGGCACGTACTGTACTCAACTCACCGCTGCCGCtaccgacaacaacaacaacatcagtGACAGCCGGATCAGGCTGGGAATCGGGAATGAGAGTGGAGAGCGTGGTACTCGTGTTCCAATTCCGCGTCGTTTCTAAGCAGCGGTCAGAAGCCCGACGGCACAGTGGTTGCAAAAAGTGAAATTCAGTGAAACCGAAATTCGTGGATGATCGCGAGCGGCAGATAAGAGCGAAAGCAGCctgaaatgtattttgtatGTTGAACCTGTGGTATGGTTTGCTGCCTATTTCTATTTCCCTTAAATATCTGTTATTTGTGTGTTTATTAAACAAACTCACAATATTGATTTATCTTTTACATTTCAAGCAGGTCAATCCACTGTGCAGCGTCTGTGTAGTCACAACAGTCTGGTGAAATGAGGTGCCACAGAGGAAAAGAGATAGGAGAAAAGAGCCGGCTGAGGTTCGAGTCTCCGCTCTGCGACAGACAGGCAGTTGGATGTGGAAGAAAGACGCCGTGCAGGAGGGGCGGGGAGCCGCAATATTATAAACAGGAAATGGAATTTACCCACACGGATGCAGCAGCCCGCACACACATTTGCTTGTAAATTGGTTATGTGCCGACAAACGGACGCGGGGCTTAATTGACAAATGAGCATGAGAGAGCGACAGAGAGAGCCGGAGCTCCGCAAGTTGATTGAAATCAATAGTATGCGAAAGCTTTACACAAGTGTTTGGCAGCCGTGCGTCTGTGTGAGAGTGTCAAGACTGCCCGTGGAATGTGTGAAAAACGCGGCCAACGACGGCAATCAAACGCCGAGAACGGCCAGAATGTTGAACTCTGGAATGCGACTGGAAGTGGGCAAGAAGAAGCATTACGCAGAAGTTACGGGACTTGGCACGGTTACTAATCGTCGCGTTGGATGAGGGGGGAGGAGTGAACAGGACGGGGAGATGTTTGCACCTGACCTCGCATATGCCACGCCCAGTCGGATGCAGGACAGCTGCCGTGGAAACTATAAACATGTTGCACAATTGCGGCGGTTGCTCGTATCCGCATctgcatacacacacagaggcgTGATTGCAGATGGCGACGACGCAGCGAGCAGCGTGTGTAGTTGGTTCTCGGAAATGAGCAATGAAtgaaattttgttgttttcagtCACACCTATACACACAGATACATACACAGAGCGATTGCCGCACTCGCGATTCAGAGCAAGAGAGAAAGTCTACACGACATGCGCTCTGGAGGTAGTGGTGTATacaatttgtttactttttgcgCTACAATTGGCAAATAAAACAATGCAGCCAACATAAAGCGCATTTTAGAGCACTAACCTACATTAAGGTGGCCCCGAATGCACCGCGGGCCCACGCGAAATCTTTGCAAGCCCACAAACCAATTTTCCCGTTTAATTCGCAAGTCTCCGagttaaaataaacaaaaatgtcgGCACAGACGAGACGCAACTGTATGGGGAAAGGAGACGgccatattaaaaaaagacaCATACACAAGAGACTACTTCTGCTTGCGGCccccacactcacacacatacacatttAGATATTAAATACAACTACTGCGTAAAATCGTAAAACTAACTTTTTTTGTGAAAAACTTCACCTTGTGGATTAAgttttctttctatttttcaAACTTTCATCTGCTATAGGTACACACGATAAATTTTATGTTCGCTCACGTAGACGCACATTAAAAGTTTCACTTTTGGAAGGAAATTCAGGATTTGCAGACTGTCCTCACTTGTATTACACTTACTTTGTGTTTAAGCTTCTTCCGGTGAACTatttagaaaaaacaaaagtctTCTTCCGGTGCACTAATTTGGCCGtattttgacattttatttaagaaaaaaaactcgACTTTTATCGGTGTGGCCTGATCAAAATTTGGCTTTATTCCTAAAAAACCTCGAAAACCTAGTACATTTCCGCTTTTGCAGCTTCTGGCAGCCCTGTGTGTGTTGCCAGGTTAGTGTGCCCAGAGCTACGTGTTAGAAGatttttctttcaaaaaaGTTTGGCAACTCCATGCGACGCCATTTCAAAACAAATGCGCGGCAACGAGCATTTTTCACCCCAAATTAGTCTGTGAAAAGTCGCTGGATAACGcagaaaagaatttaaaatgggAGCCAAAGCAACGAAAATGGAGGGCGAGTACCTGCCAGACACACCGACACTAAGAAAACTGCGCCTGGCCAGCCAGAGACCCGAAAATATGGAAATGACCACACCGACCCGCGAGCAGAACAACGCTCTGCTCGATCCCCGCTCCCCGAACGGATGTCGCACGCCTCTGAACGTAAGTTGAGCGCTGGTACGGTCTTTGGGAAGCTAACCGCCGTTTTCTGTAGTTTTTGCAGCCCGAGCCGCAGATGCCGTTTGAGTCTGACATGGCGCAGCAGGCCACCAGCGAAAATGCCTTCTCTCAGCTGCGCAAGCGCCTGATGAAGGGATTCTCCCTCAGCGATCCCCGCTCGCCGCAGTTGAATCGCACGCCGCTAGTGTTGGACGAGGTGCGTTCACTAAACTTGGACGACACCTTTGCCGATCTCTTTGTGGACACCAGAGCACCGACAACCCGGGCGACAGTCCCTACGCCTCCACAAATAGCTGCGCCACCTCAAGCGGATGAGAGCTGTGATAGCTTTGGTACGCCACCGAGCACCCACAATAACAGCTCTTTGGAGATTGTCTCGCTGACGTACGACGAAGAGGAAACCATGCCTTGCGAGGCTCAGCTGCAGCAGAcaccgcctccgccgccgccgtcatCGCAGGTACACTATGATCCACGTTCCCCCAGCGTGGGCGTCGACCGTACGCCTATAATGTTCTGCGACGACGAGGATGAAGAAGCACGTGAGGCGCAGATGCTGGAGCAAATCCTGGAGACACTGACACTCAATCTGAGTGCTGGCGGCAGCAGCATGGCCTCGTTTGCTGACACTGCCGCAGAGCCAAATGCAGATCCCTCGACAGCGATGCCGGCCAACAAGCATTTAGAGCGCGTCCGTTTGGGTCATAAGCGCAGGGTGCCGCCACGCAAACCGGCAAGGGCCAGCAAGCCAAAGATCTACGTCGACCAGGAGGAGGAGTCACCGTCCAGGGGCGGCATTCGCACACCGACTTCAAACACTACGCCACTAAACGCCCAGAAGCGAACGCCACTCAGTTGTGTCAAGAATCGTGCCCATCTCCGTTCTCGTTCGACGGAAAAGGAGCTGCAGAAGACGCCGTTGCCGCTGCATAGCTTCGACGATCAGCTGAATCTGGCGGAATGCTGCAACTATTAGCGGTCGTCCGGCGACAACGGCCATTTACTAACCTAGTTTAGTAGCTACAACTGCCTTTCTAGCCCACCTATATAGCACACCAAATCGTTCATATATTCATTTTAACATTATTCATGccttcattttaaattttaaataaaagattttATTCGTTTGCATTTAAGTTTTGACTTTTTCTGAATCATCCAAAGTCAGGTAGTACTGTTTTGTAGGAAGCAAACTTTTTATATCACACAAAATACCTGGGAAACATCCTGTGGCTCTATATAAAAAACTCGTATATTAGatgtatatttattcattcatatattcttaaaattacATCAATTACTAAAAGAAATAAGGCGAGGTCCATATCTACATTGGGTATATCTCAGGGAGTGGGTTGATTATTCTGCGATCGTTTTGGGAAGGGCTGAATTCAGGTACAAACTACATTGATGAATTCGAAGTGCCACCCAACTGCACTTCCTGTATACTTCCGCTGTCCTTTCCTACTTTGCTTGCAGCCGTCAGTCGGGTACTGCCGTACTTCTCCCTTAGGTACTTTTGCACATTGCTGTTGTACTTGCGGCGAGGATTATCCATAGATTGCTTTGCTGGACGATCCAGTGAATCTTCATCGCCGTTTTTGGCCATCAAAATAAAGGATTCATTTGAGGGCAGCAAGTCCGGTTGGAATTCgttgatttcttttttaaccTTGGTGCTGCCAGTAGAAGGCGGTGCATCGTTGGTATTACAAAAAGTGGCTGGGGATCTGGGATCGAGCTTATCTGGAAAGTATAggtatatggtatatatgaTTATTAAATAAGTATATGGAATATATGATTAATAACATATATAATTGCATATACTTTTACGAAAAACTcgtattttcaatttgtaaaatgtttttaaaggATGAGATCCCAGTGCTTCTATGATATATTATtgatatatattgtttatacGTACCATTCAGTTTGCTCTCTTCAATTGTAGGCTTGTCACAATAACTTTCACCACGCTCTTGATCCTTGGAAAGACTAGGACTTGGCCTGTTACCAACGACCTGATTATCAAGATATTCCAGATAGTTGCTATTTAATAGCACGCCGGCATAGTTGCTTCTTGTACGAGGAGCATCGAGATTTAAATCGGTTAAATTTCCATTGGTCGATtgaaataaaacataatttttaaccGATGCACCCCCAGTGGAGCTCAGTGGATCCAGCATACCCTTTCTGTCCTGGACCACTCCCACGCTCACGGCACTGACTCCGCCACCAGCATCATTGCCGGAATGTGGCTGCACCGAAACGCTTATGGGTCCTGGCAAGTGCGTGTGACGTCCATTATTATGTAGCTGTTTAAACCGTTTGTATGTGAAGAAGGTGATCATGGACAGGAGGATCGAGATGCTCAGGATGCCCAGAGCTATAAGGCTTATGATAGCAAAGAGGTCAGTGCCGAGTAGGGAACTCCGCTGTGGCGTCTTTTGCACCACGAGGTTTATGTGGGCAGCATCTTTACCCCCCGGATTCTCGGCCAAGCAGGTATAGACACCCTCATCGCTCTTTCTGGCATCAAGGATGGTGAGACGCGACACAAAGACATCGTGGCCGAATTGCTGATCCTGATCCTTCTGCTCCCGCAATATTTCAATATGAACCCGTTGCTGTCGCAGGCTTTTGGTCGACATGGAGCGAGATTCGTAAAGTTGCTTATTGAAGTCCCAGGCTATGACCGTGTTGGGAGTGCCGAGCACCCGGCATATGAGAGTCACGTTCGCCTTGGATGTGTTGATGGAGGTACCCATGGCGGGATACACAATTTTGGGCTTGCAGGCAAAGGCCTCCGGCTGATCCTCGATCCACAGCATCCCGCGCAGCTGCATTGGATACTGGCAGGCGGTGGGTGGTGTATACAGGTTCATGTTTATAACAAAGTCTCTGAACAATTGGAGGTCGCAGGTACAATTCCATGGATTCTCGACTAGCGACAAGGTGTTGAGTTTATTTAAGCTCCGAAAACTCTCAGTTCGGAGTATCTTAAGTTCGTTATTGTCCAGGTATATCTGCGATAGAAGCGGCACGCCAAGGAACGCCTGTGAATCTATGCTTACGAGGCGATTGTGCATGATTTCTATCTTGTGTAGGTACTTGAGGTTGTGGAAGACATCCCGGCGTATTGTTTGCAAGAGGTTTCCATTGAGTAGGATAGCTCGCACCTTGGACAAGGCATCAAACACATTGGGGAGCAGGTCCTTAAGAATATTATTCGACAAGTCAAGCTCAATTAGTATCTGAAGTTGGCTAAAACTCAGCTGATTGATGTGCTTTAACGTTCCGTTGCGTATGATAAGCTTGTGAAGATTCTGCAGGTGGTTGGTCGAAAATGCGTGCTCCTCCAAGTAAAGGATGCGGTTCTGCGACAAGTCCAGCACCTGAACCTCCGGACTTAGATTCTCGGGCACGCCACCGAGGCTTAAATTTCGGCAGTCGGCCGTCTTTTTGCCAGAGTTCCATTTGCAGTGACAGTTGCCACAATCCATTAGCCAGTCACCGTCGGCGGACTCCAGCAGCAGTAGAAGTGCCactaatatacattttaataggTAATTGTAGGAATGGTAGGAATTACTGCTGTGCTTGCTCTGGTCAAATATACTTCTGAGAGCCATTGATTACTAAAAACATCCAGTGTGAGTTATTGTTCTTTGCACATTTAAGATACTTTAATGAACTCTCCGCTCCTTGCAGTGCCTGGGTTTCTAGAGTATTTTAAATTGTCAAGAGTGGCGGAATCCATCCTATTAAGTATacgaaataaaatagatacataattatatattttatctacGATATAAGATATGAAAGGATAATCTTTGAGATCTCATC
It contains:
- the kek4 gene encoding leucine-rich repeat-containing protein 24 produces the protein MALRSIFDQSKHSSNSYHSYNYLLKCILVALLLLLESADGDWLMDCGNCHCKWNSGKKTADCRNLSLGGVPENLSPEVQVLDLSQNRILYLEEHAFSTNHLQNLHKLIIRNGTLKHINQLSFSQLQILIELDLSNNILKDLLPNVFDALSKVRAILLNGNLLQTIRRDVFHNLKYLHKIEIMHNRLVSIDSQAFLGVPLLSQIYLDNNELKILRTESFRSLNKLNTLSLVENPWNCTCDLQLFRDFVINMNLYTPPTACQYPMQLRGMLWIEDQPEAFACKPKIVYPAMGTSINTSKANVTLICRVLGTPNTVIAWDFNKQLYESRSMSTKSLRQQRVHIEILREQKDQDQQFGHDVFVSRLTILDARKSDEGVYTCLAENPGGKDAAHINLVVQKTPQRSSLLGTDLFAIISLIALGILSISILLSMITFFTYKRFKQLHNNGRHTHLPGPISVSVQPHSGNDAGGGVSAVSVGVVQDRKGMLDPLSSTGGASVKNYVLFQSTNGNLTDLNLDAPRTRSNYAGVLLNSNYLEYLDNQVVGNRPSPSLSKDQERGESYCDKPTIEESKLNDKLDPRSPATFCNTNDAPPSTGSTKVKKEINEFQPDLLPSNESFILMAKNGDEDSLDRPAKQSMDNPRRKYNSNVQKYLREKYGSTRLTAASKVGKDSGSIQEVQLGGTSNSSM
- the msb1l gene encoding uncharacterized protein msb1l, with amino-acid sequence MGAKATKMEGEYLPDTPTLRKLRLASQRPENMEMTTPTREQNNALLDPRSPNGCRTPLNFLQPEPQMPFESDMAQQATSENAFSQLRKRLMKGFSLSDPRSPQLNRTPLVLDEVRSLNLDDTFADLFVDTRAPTTRATVPTPPQIAAPPQADESCDSFGTPPSTHNNSSLEIVSLTYDEEETMPCEAQLQQTPPPPPPSSQVHYDPRSPSVGVDRTPIMFCDDEDEEAREAQMLEQILETLTLNLSAGGSSMASFADTAAEPNADPSTAMPANKHLERVRLGHKRRVPPRKPARASKPKIYVDQEEESPSRGGIRTPTSNTTPLNAQKRTPLSCVKNRAHLRSRSTEKELQKTPLPLHSFDDQLNLAECCNY